The DNA window GCTGTATCGGCTGGGCCGGGAGGAGCGGGCGCGGCTGGTGCTGAATACGGCGATTCGACGCCTGCCGCGCATCCCCGGCTACCTGACCCGCAAGCGCATCAAACAGCCGCGCCTGAATCCGCTCGGGATGACGCCCGGCGGCGACGATCAGGCGTGGCTGTATCGCGAGGAGATGCGCGATGTCTGGCTGGCCGAGCCCGGTATTCTGGCCTGGCTGAAACGTTTCACCGCCTGAATGGTCCCCATCGAAGAGGAGCAAGCGCCGTGTCGTCACAGTATCGCATCCGGTTCTCTGGAAATCTGTTGCCCGGTCAGGATCCGCGGGACGTTGCGAACCGCCTGGCCGTGCGCTTCGGCATGGATGTCGAAACCGCTCACGATCTGATCCTGAAGGGAGGTGGGCGGATCATCAAACACGGTCTGACCGTGAATGAAGCCGAACGCTATGGCGCGGAGCTGACGGCTAGCGGATTGGTCATCGAGATCGAATCTCAGGGCGAGACGGGCGCGCCGGGTGTGGCATCCGCGCTTGCCGCCGGGTCGCATTTCGCGTCGCCGCTTCAGACGCGCGACGGCGAAGCCGGTTCGCCCGTGCCCAGCGCGGTTCCGATCGGGCGCGGCTGGGGCTGGATCGCCGATGCCTGGTCCCTGTTCCGGCAGCGTCCCTGGGCCTGGATCGGCGCGGTGCTGCTGTTCTATCTGATCCTGATGGTGCTCAGTCTGGTGCCCGTGCTCGGCGGACTCGCGACCGTTATTCTTGGTCCCATGCTGAGCGCCGGACTCATGATCGGTGCCCACGCCCAGACGCAAGGCGAGGACTTCAGGGTCGGCTATCTGTTTGCCGGGGTGTCGAACAAACCGGGTCCGCTGGCCCTGGTGGGCGGGGTCTATCTGCTGTTGTGGATTGGGGTCTTGCTCGTCCTCGCGGCACTCTTTGTGGGCATCATGGCCTCGACCGGGGTTGTGATGGATGCCGCAGCCCCGGATCCGAACGACCTGGATTCATTGATGGCGATGAGTCCGATGGTGGCATTGCCATTCCTCATCCTGATGCTGCTCGGTATTCCGCTTGCGATGGCGGTTTTTTTCGCGCCCAGCCTGGTCGCGTTGAACGATGTTCCCGTGCTGCGAGCCTTCCGGCTGAGTTTCCTCGGTTGCCTGAAGAATATCCTGCCCTTCCTTGTCTTCACGCTCATCGCCATTGCGATGGTGCTGCTGGGATCCATCCCAGTCATGCTCGGGCTGATCCTGGTTCTGCCCATTCTGACCATTGCGATCTATGCCGCGTATCGGGATATTTTCCTGCTATAACCCTGTCCGGCAGGACGGGCAGGGTTGATACTCAACCCTGAAGCAGCCGCTTCAGGATCTCGTTGACTTGCCCGGGATTGGCCTTGCCGCCGCTCTGCTTCATCGCCTGCCCGACGAAGAAGCCGAACACCTTGTCCTTGCCGGCGCGGTACTGCTCCACCTGACCCGGATTGGCGGCGACGATGTCCGCGATCAGCGATTCGATGGCGCTGCTGTCGGTGATCTGGGTCAGTCCCCTGGCCGCGATAATCTGGTCCGCGTCGCCCTCGCCAGCCCACATCGCCTCGAACACCTGCTTGGCGAGCTTGCCCGAGACGGTGTTGTCCTGGATGCGCCGGAGCAG is part of the Thiocystis violascens DSM 198 genome and encodes:
- a CDS encoding BPSS1780 family membrane protein, whose translation is MSSQYRIRFSGNLLPGQDPRDVANRLAVRFGMDVETAHDLILKGGGRIIKHGLTVNEAERYGAELTASGLVIEIESQGETGAPGVASALAAGSHFASPLQTRDGEAGSPVPSAVPIGRGWGWIADAWSLFRQRPWAWIGAVLLFYLILMVLSLVPVLGGLATVILGPMLSAGLMIGAHAQTQGEDFRVGYLFAGVSNKPGPLALVGGVYLLLWIGVLLVLAALFVGIMASTGVVMDAAAPDPNDLDSLMAMSPMVALPFLILMLLGIPLAMAVFFAPSLVALNDVPVLRAFRLSFLGCLKNILPFLVFTLIAIAMVLLGSIPVMLGLILVLPILTIAIYAAYRDIFLL